In one window of Camelina sativa cultivar DH55 chromosome 15, Cs, whole genome shotgun sequence DNA:
- the LOC104746762 gene encoding DNA-directed RNA polymerase IV subunit 7, giving the protein MFIKVKLPWDVLIPAEDMDTGLMLQRAIVVRLLDAFASKKATKDLGYFITPTILETVGEGKIKEQTGEAVFPVVFNGICFKMFKGEVLHGVVHKVHKLGVFLRSGPYETIYLSHLKMSGYEFIPGENSMFMDENMSRIEIGATVRFVVLDTEWREAERDFIALASIDEDNLGPF; this is encoded by the coding sequence atgtttatcaAAGTCAAATTGCCATGGGACGTTTTGATTCCAGCTGAAGATATGGACACTGGCCTCATGCTCCAGAGAGCTATTGTAGTTCGTCTACTCGATGCGTTTGCTAGCAAGAAGGCAACGAAAGATCTTGGATACTTCATAACACCCACAATTCTTGAAACAGTCGGCGAGGGCAAGATCAAGGAACAGACTGGTGAAGCTGTGTTTCCCGTGGTTTTCAATGGAATCTGCTTTAAGATGTTTAAAGGAGAAGTTCTTCATGGTGTGGTGCACAAGGTGCACAAGCTCGGTGTCTTTTTGAGATCTGGTCCTTATGAAACCATTTACCTATCTCACTTGAAAATGTCTGGTTATGAGTTCATTCCAGGAGAGAACTCTATGTTCATGGATGAGAACATGTCCAGGATTGAGATCGGTGCCACAGTTCGTTTTGTCGTGTTGGATACTGAGTGGAGAGAGGCAGAGAGAGACTTCATAGCTTTGGCTAGCATCGATGAAGACAATCTTGGCCCGTTCTAA
- the LOC104746759 gene encoding ATP sulfurylase 1, chloroplastic: MASMAAVLSKTPFLSQPLTKSSSPNSDLPFAAVSFPSKSLRRRGTVGSVVRAGLIAPDGGKLVELIVEEPKRREKKHEAAELPRVELTAIDLQWMHVLSEGWASPLGGFMRESEFLQTLHFNSLRLDDGSVVNMSVPIVLAIDDEQKALIGDSKRVALVGSDGNPLAILTDIEIYKHPKEERIARTWGTTAPGLPYVEEAITNAGNWLIGGDLEVLEPVKYNDGLDRFRLSPAELRKELEKRNADAVFAFQLRNPVHNGHALLMTDTRRRLLEMGYKNPILLLHPLGGFTKADDVPLDWRMKQHEKVLEDGVLDPETTVVSIFPSPMHYAGPTEVQWHAKARINAGANFYIVGRDPAGMGHPVEKRDLYDADHGKKVLSMAPGLERLNILPFKVAAYDKTQGKMAFFDPSRPQDFLFISGTKMRTLAKNNENPPDGFMCPGGWKVLVDYYESLTPAGNGRKPEVVPV, translated from the exons ATGGCTTCCATGGCTGCCGTATTAAGCAAAACTCCATTCCTATCTCAACCACTCACCAAATCATCATCCCCAAACTCCGATCTCCCCTTCGCCGCCGTTTCCTTCCCTTCGAAATCCCTACGCCGTCGCGGAACCGTGGGATCAGTAGTCCGAGCCGGATTAATCGCGCCTGACGGAGGTAAGCTAGTGGAGCTTATCGTGGAAGAGCCGAAACGGCGGGAGAAGAAACACGAGGCGGCGGAGCTTCCTCGCGTCGAGCTAACGGCGATTGACTTGCAATGGATGCACGTGTTAAGCGAAGGCTGGGCAAGTCCACTCGGAGGTTTCATGAGAGAATCCGAGTTCCTCCAAACTCTTCATTTCAACTCGCTCCGTCTTGACGACGGATCCGTTGTTAACATGTCTGTTCCTATTGTTCTCGCTATCGACGATGAGCAAAAGGCTCTCATCGGCGATTCTAAACGTGTCGCTCTTGTTGGTTCCGATGGTAACCCCCTCGCTATCCTCACCGA CATTGAGATTTATAAGCATCCGAAGGAAGAAAGGATAGCTAGAACTTGGGGTACGACAGCTCCAGGTTTGCCTTATGTAGAAGAGGCGATAACTAATGCTGGGAACTGGCTTATTGGGGGTGATCTTGAGGTTCTTGAGCCAGTTAAATACAACGATGGGCTTGATCGTTTCAGGCTTTCGCCTGCTGAGCTACGTAAAGAGCTGGAGAAGCGTAACGCGGATGCTGTGTTTGCTTTCCAGCTGAGGAATCCGGTTCACAATGGTCATGCTCTTCTAATGACTGATACACGTAGGAGGCTTCTTGAGATGGGATACAAAAACCCTATCCTTTTGCTTCATCCGTTAGGAGGGTTCACAAAGGCTGATGATGTTCCTCTAGATTGGAGGATGAAGCAACACGAGAAG GTGCTAGAGGACGGTGTTCTTGATCCAGAGACAACAGTTGTTTCGATCTTCCCTTCTCCTATGCATTACGCTGGTCCAACCGAAGTGCAATGGCATGCCAAGGCCAGAATCAATGCTGGTGCTAACTTTTACATTGTGGGTCGTGATCCAGCTGGAATGGGTCATCCCGTAGAGAAACGTGATCTTTACGATGCTGATCATGGAAAGAAAGTACTAAGCATGGCACCAGGACTCGAACGACTCAATATCCTTCCTTTCAAG GTTGCTGCATATGACAAGACGCAAGGCAAGATGGCTTTCTTCGATCCGTCAAGGCCTCAAGATTTCTTGTTCATCTCTGGCACTAAG ATGCGCACATTGGCAAAGAACAACGAAAACCCGCCAGATGGTTTCATGTGCCCAGGTGGATGGAAAGTTCTGGTGGATTACTATGAGAGTTTGACTCCAGCAGGTAATGGTAGAAAACCAGAAGTGGTTCCGGTTtaa
- the LOC104746761 gene encoding LOW QUALITY PROTEIN: putative calcium-transporting ATPase 13, plasma membrane-type (The sequence of the model RefSeq protein was modified relative to this genomic sequence to represent the inferred CDS: substituted 1 base at 1 genomic stop codon), which produces MRRNVPDHAEKKKNKVVGVEVLLELPKTLSKPNKKWHLAFIKIYCSRTLLNCAKHAIRKPGLFPRSLSYTAIDLDHHQKDDLHGDHFKIDTETLNDLVKNKNQEKLESLGGPNGLVSALKTNTRVGINEEADEIERRRLTFGSNTYTRQPSKSLFHFVVEAFKDLTILILLGCATLSLGFGIKEHGVKEGWYDGGSIFVAVFLVVAVSAVSNFRQNRQFDKLSKVSSNIKIDVVRNGRRQEISIFDIVVGDIVCLNIGDQVPADGVFVEGHSLHVDESSMTGESDHVEVSLTGNTFLFSGTKIADGFGKMAVTSVGMNTAWGQMMSHISRDTNEQTPLQSRLDKLTSSIGKVGLLVAFLVLLVLLVRYFTGTTKDESGNREYNGKQTKSDEIVNAVVKMVAAAVTIIVVAIPEGLPLAVTLTLAYSMKRMMKDQAMVRKLSACETMGSATVICTDKTGTLTLNQMKVTDFWFGLESGKASSVSQKLVELFHQGVGMNTTGSVFKAKSGTEYEFSGSPTEKAILSWAVEELKMDMEEVTEEHNVVHVEAFNSEKKRSGVLMKKKSGEVNVVHWKGAAEKILAMCSTFYDGSGVVREIKEDDKIQFENIIQSMAAKSLRCIAFAYSEDNGDIKKLKEEKLSLLGIVGIKDPCRPGVKKAVEDCQFAGVNIKMITGDNIFTARAIAVECGILTPEDEMNSEAVVEGEEFRNYSQEERLAKVERIKVMARSSPFDKLLMVKCLKELGHVVAVTGDGTNDAPALKEADIGLSMGIQGTEVAKESSDIVILDDNFASVATVLKWGRCVYNNIQKFIQFQLTVNVAALVINFVAAVSAGQVPLTAVQLLWVNLIMDTLGALALATEKPTNDLMKKRPIGRVAPLITNIMWRNLLAQAFYQISVLLVLQFRGRSIFDVTEKVKNTLIFNTFVLCQVFNEFNARSLEKKNVFKGLHKNRLFIGIIVVTVVLXVVIVEFLKRFADTERLNWGQWGVCIAIAAASWPIGWLVKSVPVPEKHFFSYLKWKKRS; this is translated from the coding sequence ATGAGAAGAAACGTTCCTGATcatgcagagaagaagaagaacaaggtggtAGGCGTTGAGGTTCTTCTggaacttcccaaaaccctaagcaaaccaaacaagaaatgGCATTTAGCGTTCATCAAGATCTACTGTTCGAGAACTCTCCTCAACTGCGCCAAACACGCTATCCGAAAACCCGGTTTGTTCCCTCGTTCCCTTTCTTACACCGCCATTGATCTTGACCACCATCAAAAAGATGATCTTCATGGAGATCACTTCAAGATTGATACTGAAACCTTAAACGATCTCgtcaagaacaagaaccaaGAGAAACTTGAGTCTCTTGGTGGTCCTAACGGTTTAGTCTCGGCTCTGAAGACTAACACACGTGTCGGTATCAACGAAGAAGCTGATGAGATTGAACGTAGGCGTTTGACGTTCGGGTCTAATACTTACACGAGACAACCATCCAAGAGTCTCTTCCATTTCGTGGTGGAAGCGTTCAAGGACCTCACGATTCTCATCCTTCTCGGTTGTGCAACGCTATCTCTCGGGTTCGGTATCAAAGAACACGGAGTGAAAGAAGGATGGTACGATGGAGGAAGTATATTCGTAGCCGTTTTCTTGGTGGTAGCTGTCTCTGCGGTCAGTAACTTCAGACAGAACAGACAGTTCGATAAACTCTCTAAAGTAAGTAGCAACATCAAGATCGATGTAGTTAGAAACGGACGTCGTCAAGAGATTTCGATCTTTGACATTGTCGTTGGAGATATCGTTTGTTTGAACATTGGAGATCAAGTTCCAGCGGATGGTGTGTTCGTCGAGGGACATTCATTGCACGTTGACGAATCAAGCATGACTGGAGAAAGCGATCACGTCGAGGTTAGCTTAACAGGAAACACATTCTTGTTCTCCGGGACTAAAATCGCTGATGGGTTTGGTAAAATGGCGGTTACTTCTGTCGGAATGAACACAGCTTGGGGACAAATGATGAGTCATATCTCGCGTGACACGAACGAGCAAACTCCATTGCAGTCTCGTCTCGATAAGCTTACTTCTTCGATAGGTAAAGTTGGTTTACTTGTAGCTTTCTTGGTTCTTTTGGTTCTGTTAGTCCGTTACTTCACTGGAACGACAAAAGACGAGAGTGGAAACCGTGAGTATAATGGGAAGCAGACGAAGAGCGATGAGATAGTGAACGCTGTGGTTAAGATGGTTGCAGCAGCGGTTACAATCATTGTGGTTGCGATACCAGAAGGATTACCATTAGCTGTGACATTAACATTAGCATATtcgatgaagaggatgatgaaagATCAAGCTATGGTGAGGAAGCTCTCTGCTTGTGAGACAATGGGCTCTGCAACGGTTATCTGTACTGACAAAACCGGTACTTTGACGCTTAACCAAATGAAGGTAACTGATTTCTGGTTTGGTCTAGAGTCAGGAAAAGCTTCTTCTGTGTCTCAGAAATTGGTTGAGTTGTTTCATCAAGGAGTTGGGATGAACACTACAGGGAGTGTGTTTAAGGCTAAGTCAGGAACAGAGTATGAGTTCTCTGGTAGTCCAACTGAGAAAGCGATTCTGAGCTGGGCGGTTGAGGAGTTGAAGATGGATATGGAGGAAGTGACTGAAGAACATAACGTTGTTCATGTGGAAGCTTTCAactcagagaagaagagaagtggtgtgttgatgaagaagaagagtggagaAGTTAATGTTGTTCATTGGAAAGGAGCTGCTGAGAAGATTCTAGCTATGTGTTCAACGTTCTATGATGGTTCTGGAGTTGTgagagagattaaagaagatgaTAAGATTCAGTTCGAGAACATTATCCAATCTATGGCAGCTAAGTCTCTTCGTTGCATAGCCTTTGCGTATTCAGAAGACAATGGAGACATCAAGAAGTTGAAAGAAGAGAAGCTGAGCTTACTTGGGATTGTTGGAATCAAAGATCCATGTAGACCTGGAGTGAAGAAAGCAGTAGAGGATTGTCAATTCGCTGGTGTAAACATCAAAATGATCACTGGAGATAACATTTTCACGGCGAGAGCAATAGCTGTAGAGTGTGGGATCTTGACACCTGAAGATGAGATGAACAGTGAAGCTGTGGTAGAAGGAGAGGAGTTTAGAAACTACAGTCAAGAAGAAAGGTTAGCAAAAGTGGAAAGAATCAAAGTAATGGCGAGATCTTCACCGTTTGATAAGCTACTGATGGTGAAATGCCTCAAGGAGCTAGGCCATGTTGTGGCCGTTACTGGAGACGGTACTAATGATGCACCGGCGTTGAAAGAAGCTGATATTGGACTTTCTATGGGGATTCAAGGCACAGAAGTTGCGAAAGAGAGCTCTGATATTGTGATCTTGGACGATAACTTTGCTTCTGTTGCAACGGTTTTGAAATGGGGGAGATGCGTGTACAACAATATTCAGAAGTTCATTCAGTTTCAGCTCACTGTGAATGTTGCAGCTCTTGTGATCAACTTCGTGGCTGCGGTTTCAGCTGGACAAGTTCCTTTGACGGCGGTTCAGTTACTGTGGGTGAATCTGATCATGGACACACTTGGTGCATTGGCTTTAGCTACAGAGAAACCAACAAAtgatttgatgaagaagagaccTATAGGGAGAGTGGCGCCATTGATCACAAACATCATGTGGAGGAATCTTTTGGCTCAAGCGTTTTATCAAATCTCTGTGCTCTTGGTGCTTCAGTTTAGAGGAAGGTCCATCTTCGATGTGACAGAGAAGGTGAAGAACACTTTGATCTTCAACACCTTTGTGCTTTGTCAGGTGTTCAACGAGTTTAACGCGAGGagtttggagaagaagaacgtGTTCAAGGGTTTACACAAGAACAGGCTCTTCATTGGGATTATAGTTGTCACTGTGGTTTTGTAAGTGGTGATTGTTGAGTTTCTAAAGCGATTTGCTGATACTGAGAGGTTGAACTGGGGTCAATGGGGAGTTTGCATTGCGATAGCAGCTGCATCGTGGCCTATTGGATGGTTAGTGAAGTCTGTTCCAGTTCCAGAGAAACACTTCTTTAGCTACCtgaaatggaagaagagatcatGA